One Symbiobacterium terraclitae DNA window includes the following coding sequences:
- a CDS encoding ABC transporter substrate-binding protein: protein MRRWFAALLACTLSLALIAGCSAPPEAESPGQTSSQSGQTTSPSPGQSSGQSTAQPEAPRREAQGVTDTTVKVGGFAAQSGPVAPIGISVRKGFEAYIKHVNDQGGVHGRTIDIVQIADDQFDGAKALTAAKQLVESDKVFALAPILGTAGYMASYDYFVEKRIPVIYPMTGVEQTAHPPQENIFAVQPNNYDEARILTQYLVDELGLKKIAVLWQNSDMGEQGLKGVKDYIGELGAELVYDAPHDAKSVDFTTPVLNLKQKGAEGVVIMTTLAETIGIVKEMHKQGVAAVPITSYVNADPVNVPALAGEAAVGLYAGGWVPVADPEDPNIKQFFEIYAKYNNGELPDAYGTAGFIAAELLVKGLEDAGRDLTYESFIQALEGLKDWSGIMARNLTYGPGERAGVKAFYLNKVVEQDGNIVMIQVNKEPYKLR from the coding sequence GTGAGACGTTGGTTTGCTGCGCTCCTCGCCTGCACCCTGTCCCTCGCCCTGATCGCAGGCTGCTCCGCCCCGCCCGAGGCCGAGTCGCCGGGGCAGACCTCGAGCCAGTCCGGCCAGACCACGAGCCCGTCCCCGGGGCAGTCGTCCGGGCAGTCCACGGCCCAGCCTGAGGCGCCCAGGCGTGAGGCCCAGGGCGTCACCGACACCACGGTCAAGGTGGGCGGCTTCGCTGCCCAGTCCGGCCCCGTGGCCCCCATCGGCATCTCGGTGCGCAAGGGCTTCGAGGCCTACATCAAGCACGTGAACGACCAGGGCGGCGTGCACGGCCGCACGATCGACATCGTGCAGATCGCTGACGACCAGTTCGACGGCGCCAAGGCGCTGACGGCCGCCAAGCAGCTGGTCGAGTCCGACAAGGTCTTCGCCCTGGCGCCGATCCTGGGCACCGCCGGCTACATGGCCAGCTACGACTACTTCGTGGAGAAGCGGATCCCCGTCATCTACCCGATGACCGGCGTGGAGCAGACCGCCCACCCGCCCCAGGAGAACATCTTCGCCGTCCAGCCCAATAACTACGACGAGGCCAGGATCCTCACCCAGTACCTGGTGGACGAGCTCGGCCTCAAGAAGATCGCCGTGCTCTGGCAGAACAGCGACATGGGTGAGCAGGGGCTCAAGGGCGTGAAGGACTACATCGGCGAGCTGGGCGCCGAGCTGGTCTACGACGCCCCGCACGACGCCAAGTCGGTCGACTTCACCACGCCGGTGCTCAACCTGAAGCAGAAGGGCGCCGAGGGCGTGGTGATCATGACCACGCTGGCCGAGACCATCGGCATCGTCAAGGAGATGCACAAGCAGGGCGTGGCCGCCGTGCCCATCACCTCCTACGTCAACGCCGACCCGGTGAACGTGCCGGCGCTGGCCGGCGAGGCGGCGGTCGGCCTCTACGCCGGCGGCTGGGTGCCGGTGGCCGACCCGGAGGACCCCAACATCAAGCAGTTCTTCGAGATCTACGCCAAGTACAACAACGGCGAGCTGCCTGACGCCTACGGCACCGCCGGCTTCATCGCCGCTGAGCTGCTGGTCAAGGGCCTCGAGGACGCCGGCCGCGACCTGACCTACGAGAGCTTCATCCAAGCGCTGGAGGGCCTGAAGGACTGGAGCGGCATCATGGCCCGCAACCTGACCTACGGCCCCGGCGAGCGGGCGGGCGTCAAGGCCTTCTACCTGAACAAGGTGGTGGAGCAGGACGGCAACATCGTCATGATCCAGGTGAACAAGGAGCCGTACAAGCTCCGGTAG
- a CDS encoding acetyl-CoA C-acetyltransferase, with amino-acid sequence MREAVIAAAVRTPIGTFGGALSSLKSHDLGAVVIAEALKRAGLTGDQVDEVIIGQVLEAGEGQHPARIASLKAGVPYTVPVTGVNKVCGSGLKAVALAAQAVMVGDADVVVAGGQESMSGAPYLVPSARFGYRMGHGQLVDSMILDALTCATERVHMGITAENIAEQFGISRQEQDEFAAASQQKAEAAIKAGRFKDEIVPVTVRGRKGDTVVDTDEHPRFGTTVEALAKLRPAFKEGGTVTAGNASGINDGAAAVVVMGAERAAALGIKPLAVIRSYASAGVEPRIMGTGPIPASRKALARAGLTIDQIDLIEANEAFAAQALAVARGLELDMSRVNVSGGAIALGHPVGASGARILVTLLYEMRRRQSRYGLATLCIGGGQGIAMVVERA; translated from the coding sequence ATGCGTGAAGCGGTCATCGCAGCGGCGGTGCGCACCCCCATCGGCACCTTCGGCGGCGCGCTTTCCAGCCTGAAGTCCCACGACCTGGGCGCGGTGGTCATCGCCGAGGCCCTGAAGCGGGCCGGGCTCACCGGCGACCAGGTGGACGAGGTCATCATCGGCCAGGTGCTCGAGGCGGGCGAGGGGCAGCACCCGGCCCGCATCGCCAGCCTGAAGGCCGGCGTGCCGTACACGGTGCCGGTCACCGGCGTGAACAAGGTCTGCGGCTCCGGCCTCAAGGCGGTGGCGCTGGCCGCCCAGGCGGTCATGGTCGGCGACGCCGACGTGGTGGTGGCCGGCGGCCAGGAGTCGATGTCCGGCGCCCCCTACCTGGTGCCCTCGGCCCGGTTCGGCTACCGGATGGGCCATGGCCAGCTGGTGGACTCAATGATCCTGGACGCCCTCACCTGCGCCACGGAGCGGGTCCACATGGGCATCACCGCCGAGAACATCGCCGAGCAGTTCGGCATCAGCCGGCAGGAGCAGGACGAGTTCGCCGCCGCCTCCCAGCAGAAGGCCGAGGCGGCCATCAAGGCCGGCCGGTTCAAGGACGAGATCGTCCCGGTCACCGTCCGGGGGCGCAAGGGCGACACGGTGGTCGACACCGACGAGCACCCGCGCTTCGGCACCACGGTGGAGGCGCTGGCCAAGCTGCGCCCGGCCTTCAAGGAGGGCGGCACGGTGACGGCCGGCAACGCCTCCGGCATCAACGACGGCGCCGCGGCGGTGGTGGTGATGGGCGCCGAGCGGGCGGCCGCGCTGGGGATCAAGCCGCTGGCGGTCATCCGCAGCTACGCCTCCGCCGGCGTGGAGCCCCGGATCATGGGCACGGGCCCCATCCCGGCCAGCCGCAAGGCCCTGGCCCGGGCCGGGCTCACGATCGACCAGATCGACCTGATCGAGGCCAACGAGGCCTTCGCCGCCCAGGCGCTGGCCGTCGCCCGCGGGCTGGAGCTGGACATGAGCCGGGTCAACGTGAGCGGCGGCGCCATCGCCCTGGGCCATCCGGTAGGCGCCTCCGGCGCCCGCATCCTGGTCACGCTGCTCTACGAGATGCGGCGGCGGCAGAGCCGCTACGGCCTCGCCACCCTCTGCATCGGCGGCGGCCAGGGCATCGCCATGGTGGTCGAGCGGGCCTGA
- a CDS encoding alpha/beta fold hydrolase, translating into MPEIRANGISLHYQWQGREDGPVLVLINGLLTDLSSWNGHLPHLTPHFRVLTYDCRGQGGSAKPDEGPYTPALHADDLKGLLDGLGLERVALLGVSSGACVALSFAARWPERVSALVLANGYGVADTAMQVKLNSWLRAMEAGGGPLRFDVSVAWIWGASFLNAHYEALKPWREKGTALPAHAVLHLIRGAMEHDVMGEAHRITCPTLLMTGDEDVLTPLSYSEALQKRIPHSRIAVLRQAGHCMFLEQVDSFARTAVDFLRQALPA; encoded by the coding sequence ATGCCTGAGATCCGTGCCAACGGCATTTCGCTCCACTACCAGTGGCAGGGCCGGGAGGACGGACCCGTCCTGGTCCTCATCAACGGCCTGCTGACCGACCTGAGCAGCTGGAACGGCCACCTGCCCCACCTCACCCCGCACTTCCGCGTGCTCACCTACGACTGCCGGGGGCAGGGGGGCAGCGCGAAGCCGGACGAGGGGCCCTACACCCCGGCGCTGCACGCCGACGACCTGAAGGGGCTGCTGGACGGGCTGGGCCTCGAGCGGGTCGCCCTCCTGGGCGTCTCCAGCGGCGCCTGCGTGGCCCTCAGCTTCGCCGCCCGCTGGCCCGAGCGGGTCTCCGCCCTGGTGCTGGCCAACGGCTACGGCGTCGCCGACACGGCGATGCAGGTGAAGTTGAACTCCTGGCTCCGGGCCATGGAGGCCGGCGGCGGGCCCCTGCGCTTCGACGTCTCCGTCGCCTGGATCTGGGGAGCCTCCTTCCTCAACGCCCACTACGAGGCGCTGAAGCCCTGGCGGGAGAAGGGCACCGCCCTGCCCGCCCACGCCGTGCTCCACCTCATCCGGGGCGCGATGGAGCACGACGTGATGGGTGAGGCGCACCGGATCACCTGCCCCACGCTCCTGATGACCGGCGACGAGGACGTGCTCACCCCGCTCAGCTACAGCGAGGCGCTGCAGAAGCGCATCCCGCACAGCCGGATCGCCGTGCTGCGGCAGGCCGGCCACTGCATGTTCCTGGAGCAGGTGGACAGCTTCGCCCGCACCGCCGTGGACTTCCTGCGCCAGGCGCTGCCGGCGTGA
- a CDS encoding alpha/beta fold hydrolase, translating to MAAVSLGNGLRIFYRERGQGGQTVLLIHGNTASSLWWERVMEHLPGSVRVLAPDLRGCGDSDKPAPPWSIADLAEDIYQFTQALGVGRCFVVGHSLGGGVAMQLAVARPELVERLVLINSAPAEGLVTPPERYAQLEAAVQMPELLKAALGMMMPTAPQDEFYRAVLEESVTKSAGALIPNGRALDVMNLVEQVAGLRVPTLIIYGQKDGLVTLDMMERTRDQIPGAQLELWPDVGHSAPVEAPERLAKRLVEFFGI from the coding sequence ATGGCTGCGGTATCGCTTGGGAACGGTCTGCGCATCTTCTACCGGGAACGTGGCCAGGGAGGGCAGACGGTCCTGCTGATCCACGGCAACACCGCCTCTTCGCTCTGGTGGGAGCGGGTGATGGAGCACCTGCCCGGCAGCGTGCGCGTCCTTGCCCCCGACCTCCGGGGCTGCGGCGACAGCGACAAGCCGGCGCCCCCGTGGTCCATCGCCGACCTGGCCGAGGACATCTACCAGTTCACGCAGGCCCTCGGGGTCGGGCGCTGCTTCGTCGTGGGCCACTCGCTGGGCGGCGGGGTCGCCATGCAGCTGGCCGTCGCCCGCCCGGAGCTGGTGGAGCGCCTGGTGCTGATCAACTCGGCGCCCGCCGAGGGGCTGGTGACGCCGCCCGAGCGGTACGCGCAGCTGGAGGCGGCCGTGCAGATGCCCGAGCTGCTGAAGGCGGCGCTCGGCATGATGATGCCCACCGCCCCCCAGGACGAGTTCTACCGCGCCGTGCTGGAGGAGTCTGTCACCAAGTCCGCCGGCGCCCTGATCCCCAACGGGCGTGCGCTGGACGTGATGAACCTGGTGGAGCAGGTGGCCGGGCTCCGGGTGCCCACCCTCATCATCTACGGGCAGAAGGACGGCCTGGTCACGCTGGACATGATGGAGCGGACCCGGGACCAGATCCCCGGCGCCCAGCTGGAGCTCTGGCCGGACGTCGGCCACTCCGCCCCGGTCGAGGCGCCGGAGCGGCTGGCGAAGCGGCTGGTGGAGTTCTTCGGCATCTGA
- a CDS encoding 3-oxoacyl-ACP synthase, with the protein MTKTQPHVGVVSTGIYIPDRFMTAEEIAARSGVPLDVVKRKMGILRKPLPGPDDGTAAMGIRAAQQCIERAGIDPESIDLVIYIGEEYKEYLLWTAGIKTAHAVGATRAWAFDTQLRCGTWVLGMKLAQALMLSDEGVNTVLLAGGYRNVDYINYANPRVSFMYNLGAGGGAMLLKKNYGRNRVLGSDIIVDGSLSETVGVRGGGTLAGLHNHDDSLYQLDVFDVDGMKSRLNAVSTQRWVDVVSRACARGGYTTRDIDYLAILHMKRSAHEGLIRELGIPVERAIYLEEYGHIGQIDQILSIHLALERGLIKDGDLVVGVSAGIGYAWGATAIEWGPVGARQANDHSAG; encoded by the coding sequence ATGACCAAGACTCAACCCCACGTCGGTGTGGTCAGCACCGGCATCTACATCCCGGATCGCTTCATGACCGCAGAGGAGATCGCAGCCCGGTCGGGGGTGCCGCTGGACGTGGTGAAGCGCAAGATGGGGATCCTGCGCAAGCCCCTGCCCGGCCCGGACGACGGCACGGCCGCCATGGGCATCCGGGCTGCACAGCAGTGCATCGAACGGGCCGGCATCGACCCGGAGAGCATCGACCTGGTGATCTACATCGGCGAGGAGTACAAGGAGTACCTCCTCTGGACGGCCGGCATCAAGACGGCCCACGCCGTGGGCGCCACCCGCGCCTGGGCCTTCGATACGCAGCTGCGGTGCGGCACCTGGGTGTTGGGCATGAAGCTCGCCCAGGCCCTGATGCTGAGCGACGAGGGCGTCAACACCGTGCTGCTGGCCGGCGGCTACCGCAACGTGGACTACATCAACTACGCCAACCCCCGGGTCTCCTTCATGTACAACCTCGGGGCCGGCGGCGGCGCCATGCTGCTCAAGAAGAACTACGGCCGCAACCGGGTGCTGGGCTCGGACATCATCGTGGACGGCTCGCTCTCCGAGACGGTCGGCGTGCGGGGCGGCGGTACCCTGGCCGGCCTGCACAACCACGACGATTCCCTCTACCAGCTGGACGTGTTCGACGTGGACGGCATGAAGTCCCGGCTCAACGCCGTGTCGACGCAGCGGTGGGTCGACGTGGTCTCCCGGGCCTGCGCCCGGGGCGGCTACACGACCCGGGACATCGACTACTTGGCGATCCTCCACATGAAGCGCTCGGCCCACGAGGGCCTGATCCGCGAGCTGGGCATCCCCGTCGAGCGGGCCATCTACCTGGAGGAGTACGGCCACATCGGCCAGATCGACCAGATCCTCTCCATCCACCTGGCCCTGGAGCGGGGGCTGATCAAGGACGGCGACCTGGTGGTGGGCGTCAGCGCGGGCATCGGCTATGCCTGGGGCGCCACCGCCATTGAGTGGGGGCCTGTGGGAGCCCGTCAGGCGAACGATCACAGTGCCGGGTGA
- the fabG gene encoding 3-oxoacyl-ACP reductase FabG produces the protein MERELTGKVALVTGAARGLGRAIALELASRGADVIINDIPDMAGVAAETVAAAEALGVKARFYPAFVNDEEQVSRMAAEVGQVDILVNNAGVNRDGTMKKSRKADWDFVIDVNLTGVFLCTRAFTPAMRERRWGRVINIASYVGRTGVFGTPYYAASKAGVIGLTKEVAVEMARHGVTVNALAPGYIMTDMMMGYPEEQRAKITATIPCGYWAKPEDIAYWAGVLASPRAHYMTGAVIDCNGGVWM, from the coding sequence ATGGAACGGGAACTCACCGGCAAGGTCGCCCTGGTCACCGGGGCAGCCCGCGGCCTGGGGCGGGCCATCGCACTGGAGCTGGCATCCAGGGGCGCGGACGTGATCATCAACGACATCCCGGACATGGCCGGGGTCGCGGCGGAGACGGTGGCGGCGGCGGAGGCCCTGGGCGTGAAGGCCCGCTTCTACCCGGCCTTCGTCAACGACGAGGAGCAGGTCAGCCGCATGGCCGCCGAGGTGGGTCAGGTCGACATCCTGGTCAACAACGCCGGCGTCAACCGCGACGGCACCATGAAGAAGTCCCGCAAGGCCGACTGGGACTTCGTGATCGACGTGAACCTCACCGGGGTCTTCCTCTGCACCCGGGCCTTCACCCCCGCCATGCGGGAGCGGCGCTGGGGCCGGGTGATCAACATCGCCTCCTACGTGGGCCGCACCGGCGTCTTCGGCACGCCGTACTACGCCGCCTCCAAGGCCGGCGTCATCGGGCTGACCAAGGAGGTCGCGGTCGAGATGGCCCGCCACGGCGTCACGGTCAACGCCCTGGCGCCCGGCTACATCATGACCGACATGATGATGGGCTACCCCGAGGAGCAGCGGGCGAAGATCACCGCCACCATCCCGTGCGGCTACTGGGCCAAGCCGGAGGACATCGCCTACTGGGCGGGCGTCCTGGCCTCGCCCCGGGCCCACTACATGACCGGTGCGGTGATCGACTGCAACGGCGGCGTCTGGATGTAA
- a CDS encoding ATP-dependent DNA helicase, which translates to MRLSWTNLPFKARNRAEFSQGLTNWLGQVFYEQLPGHGYEVREEQIYTAFRMARALAEGQPLFAEAGSGTGKTFAYLLPAVCYARFQGRPVVVATSSKVLQAQLIGPQGDIQALSRLLGLGIDARLATEPGEYVCRRKADALFLHRPKGWKALHSWARKTKTGARSEVPRTPDELWDQVSWDPSLPCDACRMRATCHVSAARQRCRAATDLIVTDHRLFAADLLTRAERLATGHLPLLPAYSAVVLDEAHHWPETWQRAQGHVVSRRRLAQTLDLIAGYARKRARGSSLQRRYERLADVVVAQVREAGRRLLDSVAAAVGPEEGKRTIPRAGSVMEAVDGLVTAVEQLQDELATEETMNEGLESEVTIRAYQAWLDDLLAALSMLREPDSLPWLEGEDMWVVPRRPLPLYGEQTLSTGTPVLFSSATLEPAYMARVLQINRYGTSRVGVPFNLAEQVLVYRPAEEADDVAETVKIIEAMRGRALVLLNSRADLERYRRSLTSAGLPWRILFEGDGERGAMLTQFRKDASSVLVGVTFWEGVDVPGESLSCVVIPRLPFPAHDPLIRERREQAQARGEDPFLAVDLPEMLIRLKQGAGRLIRTAQDRGVLALLDLSYLRHPWRDLVADALPEGAEVTADLQRIAAFCRDGRR; encoded by the coding sequence TTGCGGCTCAGCTGGACCAACCTCCCCTTCAAGGCGCGCAACCGGGCGGAGTTCAGCCAGGGGCTTACCAACTGGCTGGGCCAGGTCTTCTACGAGCAACTGCCCGGGCACGGTTACGAGGTGCGCGAAGAGCAGATCTACACCGCCTTCCGCATGGCCAGGGCGCTCGCAGAGGGGCAGCCCCTGTTTGCCGAGGCCGGTTCGGGGACCGGCAAGACCTTCGCCTACCTGCTGCCCGCCGTCTGCTACGCACGGTTCCAGGGCAGACCGGTCGTGGTGGCCACCTCCTCGAAGGTCCTCCAGGCACAGTTGATCGGTCCGCAGGGGGACATCCAGGCGCTCTCCCGGCTGCTGGGGCTGGGAATCGACGCCCGACTCGCCACCGAACCCGGGGAGTACGTCTGCCGGCGCAAGGCGGACGCCCTGTTCCTCCACCGCCCCAAGGGCTGGAAGGCGCTGCACAGCTGGGCCCGCAAGACGAAGACCGGCGCCCGGTCGGAGGTGCCCCGCACGCCCGACGAGCTCTGGGACCAGGTGAGCTGGGACCCCTCTCTTCCCTGCGACGCCTGCCGCATGCGGGCCACCTGCCACGTGTCAGCCGCCCGCCAGCGCTGCCGGGCGGCGACCGACCTGATCGTGACGGACCACCGGCTCTTCGCAGCCGACCTGCTCACCCGGGCCGAGCGGCTGGCCACCGGTCATCTGCCGCTGCTCCCCGCGTACTCGGCGGTGGTGCTGGACGAGGCCCACCACTGGCCCGAGACTTGGCAGCGGGCCCAGGGCCACGTGGTGAGCCGCAGGCGGCTGGCCCAGACCCTCGACCTGATCGCCGGCTACGCCAGGAAGCGCGCCCGGGGCTCGTCGCTGCAGCGCCGCTACGAGCGGCTGGCGGACGTGGTGGTCGCACAGGTCCGCGAGGCGGGACGGCGGCTCCTGGACAGCGTTGCGGCCGCGGTCGGACCGGAGGAGGGGAAGCGCACCATCCCCCGCGCGGGATCGGTGATGGAGGCGGTGGACGGCCTCGTGACGGCGGTGGAGCAGCTGCAGGACGAGCTGGCCACCGAGGAGACGATGAACGAGGGACTGGAGAGCGAGGTGACGATTCGGGCGTACCAGGCCTGGCTCGACGACCTGCTCGCAGCGCTGTCGATGCTCAGGGAACCCGACTCCTTGCCATGGCTGGAGGGAGAGGACATGTGGGTGGTGCCCCGCCGCCCCCTCCCGCTGTACGGCGAGCAGACCCTTTCCACCGGGACGCCGGTCCTCTTCTCCTCGGCGACGCTGGAGCCGGCCTACATGGCCCGTGTGCTGCAGATCAACCGGTACGGGACTTCCCGGGTGGGCGTACCGTTCAACCTGGCGGAGCAGGTGCTGGTCTACCGCCCGGCGGAGGAGGCCGATGACGTCGCCGAGACCGTGAAGATCATCGAGGCCATGCGGGGACGGGCGCTGGTGCTCCTGAACAGCCGGGCAGACCTGGAGCGGTACCGCCGGTCGCTGACCTCGGCCGGACTCCCCTGGCGGATCCTCTTCGAGGGCGACGGCGAGCGGGGCGCCATGCTGACGCAGTTCCGGAAGGACGCGTCCTCGGTCCTGGTGGGGGTGACCTTCTGGGAGGGCGTTGACGTCCCCGGCGAGTCGCTCTCCTGCGTGGTCATTCCCCGCCTGCCCTTCCCGGCCCATGACCCGCTGATCCGGGAGCGGCGGGAGCAGGCACAGGCGCGGGGCGAGGATCCCTTCCTGGCGGTCGACCTTCCGGAGATGCTCATCAGGCTGAAGCAGGGGGCCGGGCGCCTGATCCGCACCGCGCAGGACCGGGGCGTGCTGGCCCTGCTCGACCTCTCTTACCTGCGGCACCCCTGGCGGGATCTTGTAGCAGACGCCCTGCCGGAGGGGGCGGAAGTCACCGCGGACCTCCAGCGGATCGCGGCGTTCTGCCGGGATGGGCGGCGATGA
- a CDS encoding branched-chain amino acid ABC transporter permease, with product MARKLALLLGIAALLVLPYALPAEWSWLVLLINRALILGIVAIGLNLLTGFAGQISIGHAAFIAIGAFSSYGLTAKLGIPFWGALPLAGLITAALGYALGFPALRLQGHYLAIATLGFGVAVPQILNIWKWLSGGWTGVKPAAPYLYGLWFKEDRPYYYLILIALAILTWAALNIAKRRTGRAFIALRDSSVAAQAMGISLARYKTMAFALSAFYAGIGGSLWAHMMNYIAPHDFNLAMSMELFTIIVLGGLASVPGSIVGALFMSLLPKVVEKISLALQRPGAFDHSPFLMNVFKNLNQVLTGVILVLVVLYLPRGLVELWYRLQHWWAGRQRPAAARGVK from the coding sequence ATGGCAAGGAAGCTGGCTCTGCTCCTCGGGATCGCGGCGCTGCTGGTGCTACCCTACGCCCTGCCGGCCGAGTGGTCGTGGCTGGTGCTCCTGATCAACCGGGCCCTGATCCTGGGGATCGTGGCCATCGGCCTCAACCTGCTCACGGGGTTCGCCGGGCAGATCTCCATCGGCCATGCGGCGTTCATCGCCATCGGCGCCTTCAGCAGCTACGGGCTGACCGCCAAGCTCGGCATCCCCTTCTGGGGCGCCCTGCCGCTGGCGGGGCTGATCACCGCCGCGCTGGGCTACGCCCTCGGCTTCCCGGCGCTCCGGCTGCAGGGCCACTACCTGGCCATCGCCACGCTGGGCTTCGGCGTGGCGGTGCCCCAGATTCTCAACATCTGGAAGTGGCTCTCCGGCGGGTGGACCGGCGTGAAGCCCGCAGCCCCCTACCTCTACGGCCTCTGGTTCAAGGAGGACCGGCCCTACTACTACCTGATCCTCATCGCCCTGGCGATCCTCACCTGGGCGGCCCTGAACATCGCCAAGCGGCGCACGGGGCGGGCCTTCATCGCCCTCCGGGACAGCAGCGTCGCGGCGCAGGCGATGGGCATCAGCCTGGCGCGATACAAGACGATGGCCTTCGCCCTGTCGGCCTTCTACGCCGGCATCGGCGGCAGCCTCTGGGCCCACATGATGAACTACATCGCCCCGCACGACTTCAACCTGGCCATGTCGATGGAGCTCTTCACCATCATCGTGCTGGGCGGCCTGGCCTCGGTGCCCGGATCCATCGTCGGCGCCCTCTTCATGAGCCTGCTGCCCAAGGTGGTGGAGAAGATCTCCCTGGCGCTGCAGCGCCCGGGGGCCTTTGACCACTCCCCGTTCCTGATGAACGTCTTCAAGAACCTGAACCAGGTGCTGACGGGCGTCATCCTGGTCCTCGTCGTGCTCTACCTGCCCAGGGGCCTCGTGGAGCTCTGGTACAGGCTGCAGCACTGGTGGGCCGGACGTCAGCGCCCCGCCGCAGCCAGGGGGGTGAAGTAG
- a CDS encoding ABC transporter ATP-binding protein — protein MAILELKQVTMRFGGIVAVDGLDLAVEEGAIHGLIGPNGAGKSTVFNLISRFYEPTAGSLSFQGKDLLCMAPHDVIHHGIARTFQNVELFRGLTVLGNLLVGQHSRFRYGLVASALGSLLPSVRRQEQEAEARALEVLEFLGIATYKDAYPHSLPYGIQKRVEFGRALVAQPKLILLDEPAAGMNPQETQELAELIRQVRDRYRATVLLVEHDMSLVMRICERITVMDFGRKIAEGTPAEVQSNPAVIRAYLGEEEDAAHA, from the coding sequence GTGGCCATCCTGGAGCTGAAGCAGGTGACGATGCGCTTCGGCGGCATCGTCGCCGTGGACGGGCTGGACCTCGCGGTGGAGGAGGGCGCCATCCACGGCCTCATCGGACCCAACGGCGCCGGCAAGTCCACCGTCTTCAACCTGATCAGCCGCTTCTACGAGCCGACGGCCGGCAGCCTCTCGTTCCAGGGCAAGGACCTGCTTTGCATGGCCCCCCACGACGTGATCCACCACGGCATCGCCCGCACCTTCCAGAACGTGGAGCTCTTCCGCGGCCTCACGGTGCTGGGCAACCTCCTGGTCGGCCAGCACAGCCGCTTCCGCTACGGCCTGGTGGCCTCGGCCCTGGGGAGCCTGCTGCCCTCCGTCCGCCGGCAGGAGCAGGAGGCCGAGGCGCGGGCGCTGGAGGTGCTGGAGTTCCTGGGCATCGCCACATACAAGGACGCCTACCCGCACTCGCTGCCCTACGGCATCCAGAAGCGGGTGGAGTTCGGCCGGGCGCTGGTCGCGCAGCCGAAGCTGATCCTACTGGACGAGCCCGCCGCGGGCATGAACCCGCAAGAGACGCAGGAGCTGGCCGAGCTGATCCGGCAGGTGCGCGACCGCTACCGGGCCACCGTGCTGCTGGTGGAGCACGACATGAGCCTGGTGATGCGGATCTGCGAGCGGATCACGGTGATGGACTTCGGCCGGAAGATCGCCGAGGGCACGCCGGCCGAGGTGCAGTCCAACCCGGCGGTCATCAGGGCCTACCTGGGCGAGGAGGAGGATGCGGCCCATGCTTAG
- a CDS encoding branched-chain amino acid ABC transporter permease, with protein MILAQQIISGLATGSLYALAALGLVLIFKTSDVVNFAQGEMAMFGTFIMFTLLKAGGLPYWGAFVLALAFAFLMGAAIERAVLRPLAQAPLISVLIATLGLMQIINGVAGWIWGYQAKPFPTAVSGSPISLGSLIITLPDLVNLVVSLAVMAGFFVLFKFTKLGIAMRAVAENRVAARLMGIATDRILSLTWGLGGILAATAGILIAPVTNLDINMMADMQIKAFTAAVLGGFTSLPGAVVGGLTLGVLENIVGQFVPQLKTPFAFALIVLVLVVRPAGLMGTVQRKKV; from the coding sequence GTGATTCTCGCCCAGCAGATCATCAGCGGCCTGGCCACGGGCTCCCTCTACGCCCTGGCCGCCCTGGGACTGGTGCTGATCTTCAAGACCTCCGACGTGGTCAACTTCGCCCAGGGCGAGATGGCCATGTTCGGCACGTTCATCATGTTCACCCTGCTGAAGGCCGGCGGCCTCCCGTACTGGGGCGCCTTCGTGCTGGCGCTGGCCTTCGCCTTCCTGATGGGCGCGGCCATCGAGCGCGCTGTGCTCCGGCCGCTGGCCCAGGCGCCCCTGATCAGCGTGCTGATCGCCACGCTGGGCCTGATGCAGATCATCAACGGCGTGGCCGGCTGGATCTGGGGCTACCAGGCCAAGCCCTTCCCGACCGCAGTGAGCGGCAGCCCCATCAGCCTGGGGAGCCTCATCATCACCCTGCCCGACCTGGTCAACCTCGTCGTCAGCCTCGCCGTGATGGCCGGCTTCTTCGTGCTCTTCAAGTTCACCAAGCTGGGCATCGCCATGCGGGCGGTGGCGGAGAACCGGGTGGCGGCCCGGCTGATGGGCATCGCCACCGACCGCATCCTCTCGCTCACCTGGGGCCTGGGCGGCATCCTGGCCGCGACCGCCGGCATCCTCATCGCCCCGGTCACCAACCTGGACATCAACATGATGGCCGACATGCAGATCAAGGCCTTCACCGCCGCGGTGCTGGGCGGCTTCACCTCGCTCCCCGGGGCGGTGGTGGGCGGCCTCACGCTCGGCGTGCTGGAGAACATCGTCGGCCAGTTCGTCCCGCAGCTGAAGACCCCGTTTGCGTTTGCCCTCATCGTGCTGGTGCTGGTGGTGAGGCCCGCCGGCCTGATGGGGACCGTCCAGCGAAAGAAGGTGTAG